In Bacteriovorax stolpii, a single genomic region encodes these proteins:
- a CDS encoding M23 family metallopeptidase, with protein sequence MDRYYTLMIIPEKNKDVRSIKIPRLVFKSIVFLFITFTVLLGILTYDYWNVLSQVYENKHLLVENRQLKEQVQLFQMKLNSITEDLERINVFERKLRAITGLEAIQATTVDSGSAARPNGSNVLGEPDRDYSPGSMIRIFKQQPTKTAQKLEQFEDDKKYQETKKSYEEKIATAYVQNNDFSYSKEWSFLTRQSLTMAPLYAEFDYKYEVVVSYLKDIEVRVHQLDQHLLDKESFLRSTPTLLPAAGHLTSSYGPRMSPYAGRIKMHEGIDVGAPSGTAIIAPADGVVTYSGAKPGFGNFVQIDHGYGVETIYGHASTLTVKKGQKVVRGDRIATVGNTGYSTGPHVHYEVRVNGTPVDPLYYTLN encoded by the coding sequence TTGGATCGCTATTACACTTTAATGATCATTCCGGAAAAAAATAAAGACGTCCGTTCGATCAAAATTCCGCGCCTTGTTTTTAAAAGTATCGTGTTTCTTTTTATTACGTTCACGGTTCTTTTAGGAATCTTAACTTATGACTACTGGAACGTTTTAAGTCAGGTCTACGAAAACAAACACCTTCTGGTGGAAAACCGCCAGCTCAAAGAACAGGTTCAACTCTTCCAGATGAAGCTCAATTCGATCACTGAAGATCTTGAGCGCATCAACGTGTTTGAAAGAAAACTTCGTGCCATCACCGGCCTTGAAGCCATTCAAGCGACAACAGTTGACAGCGGAAGTGCTGCTCGCCCTAACGGCTCAAATGTTTTAGGTGAACCAGACCGCGACTACTCTCCGGGTTCAATGATCAGAATCTTCAAACAACAGCCGACTAAAACGGCGCAGAAGCTTGAGCAGTTTGAAGATGATAAAAAATATCAGGAAACAAAAAAGAGTTACGAAGAAAAAATCGCAACCGCTTATGTGCAGAACAACGATTTTTCTTATTCAAAGGAATGGTCATTCCTGACTCGCCAGAGTTTAACCATGGCCCCGCTCTACGCGGAATTCGACTACAAGTATGAAGTGGTCGTCTCTTACTTAAAAGATATTGAAGTGCGCGTTCATCAACTCGATCAGCACTTACTGGATAAAGAATCATTCCTGCGCTCAACGCCGACGCTACTGCCGGCAGCAGGACATCTCACATCAAGTTATGGTCCAAGAATGTCTCCGTATGCCGGAAGAATCAAAATGCATGAAGGAATCGATGTCGGGGCCCCAAGTGGCACGGCCATCATTGCTCCAGCAGACGGTGTCGTGACATACTCTGGAGCGAAACCGGGATTTGGGAACTTTGTCCAGATCGACCACGGATACGGGGTCGAAACTATTTACGGTCACGCTTCTACTCTTACAGTTAAAAAAGGTCAGAAAGTTGTTCGTGGCGATCGAATTGCTACCGTCGGAAACACAGGGTATTCGACAGGACCGCACGTCCACTACGAGGTTCGTGTCAACGGCACACCCGTTGACCCACTTTACTACACGCTTAACTAG
- a CDS encoding Stp1/IreP family PP2C-type Ser/Thr phosphatase, with amino-acid sequence MGLIAAGATDIGRKRKSNQDAYFLSLENKLFVVADGMGGHNGGDIASQMAVKALPEYLIKNISMEPTPLLTGSIKESNRAIKNFGETHPELVGMGTTIVSFYFRGQNIYVGNVGDSRGYLVNNKKIFQLTRDHSLVQEKLNYGVYNREQAALDPQKNVLVRTVGFEDDVDVDVFIYKVVKNDIFLCCSDGLHGKVSDEDILYIINKHIPDPAVATQATCEQVVKSLIAQANENGGQDNITAILVIAQ; translated from the coding sequence ATGGGTTTAATAGCTGCAGGTGCAACAGACATTGGGCGCAAACGCAAGAGTAACCAAGATGCTTACTTTTTAAGTCTTGAGAACAAACTCTTTGTAGTAGCTGACGGTATGGGTGGCCATAACGGTGGTGATATCGCTTCGCAGATGGCAGTTAAAGCGCTTCCTGAATACTTGATCAAAAATATTTCAATGGAACCTACGCCGCTACTTACTGGTTCAATTAAGGAATCAAATAGGGCCATTAAGAATTTCGGAGAAACTCATCCAGAGCTTGTTGGGATGGGGACAACGATTGTTAGTTTCTACTTCCGCGGGCAAAATATTTACGTTGGCAACGTCGGCGATTCACGTGGCTATCTAGTTAATAATAAAAAAATTTTCCAGCTTACACGCGATCACTCTCTCGTGCAGGAAAAGCTTAATTACGGCGTTTACAACCGCGAACAAGCGGCCCTTGATCCACAAAAAAACGTTCTCGTTCGCACTGTGGGATTTGAAGACGATGTCGATGTTGATGTCTTCATCTACAAAGTTGTCAAAAATGATATCTTTCTTTGCTGCTCAGATGGACTTCACGGGAAAGTAAGTGACGAAGATATTCTCTACATCATCAACAAGCACATTCCCGACCCCGCCGTAGCTACGCAAGCAACCTGTGAGCAAGTGGTAAAGAGTCTTATTGCCCAGGCCAACGAAAATGGTGGGCAGGATAATATCACGGCAATTCTGGTCATAGCGCAATAA
- a CDS encoding PrkA family serine protein kinase, protein MSKLDINRFMDENYKVSDFSHLHWSGTFQQYLDLVTENPKITRNAFQRVHDMIMSYGSTTYTEYKKEVVRYHFFDDPIQNGKDAVFGIDVHLMKLVNFFKSAAAGYGTEKRVLLLHGPVGSAKSSISRMIKKGIEHYARTDAGALFTFEWFDETESDILGGAKIFPSPMHEEPLKLLPVEVRKQFLEEINKGRKDGHKINIKGEVCPADRYILGEYLKKYNGDWKKVLNHVRVKRLLLSEKDRIGIGTFQPKDEKNQDSTELTGDINYRKIAQYGSDSDPRAFNFDGEFNIANRGIVEFIEMLKLDVAFLYDLLGASQEQSIKPKKFSQTDIDEVILGHTNEPEFRKLQSNEFMEALRDRTVKIDVPYITRLDQEVKIYQKDFNAERIPHVHIAPHTIEMAATWSILTRLEEPKKSDLTKLQKLKLYNGKTLPGYNEDNVKELRKEAIREGLEGISPRYIQDKLSNSLVKNGHVGCLNPFMVFNELESGLKHHGLINSPEQLDHYREMLAIARQEYEDTVKNDVQKAISVDESAIQTLCANYIDNVKAYTQKEKIRNKYSNKLEDADERFMRSIEEKIDIPESRKDDFRREIMNYIGALAIEGKVFDYKMNERLHRALELKLFEDQKDSIKLTTIISKVVDKETQEKIDVVKSRLIKNHGYCEICATDALNFVASIFAKGDSAKS, encoded by the coding sequence ATGTCGAAATTAGATATCAATAGATTCATGGATGAGAATTATAAAGTATCAGACTTTTCTCATTTGCACTGGTCAGGTACGTTTCAACAGTACCTGGATTTAGTTACTGAAAATCCAAAAATCACGAGAAACGCTTTCCAGCGTGTTCACGATATGATTATGTCATACGGATCTACTACATATACAGAATACAAAAAAGAAGTTGTTCGTTACCACTTCTTTGATGATCCAATCCAAAACGGAAAAGATGCAGTATTTGGTATCGACGTTCACTTGATGAAACTGGTGAACTTCTTTAAATCTGCAGCAGCAGGATATGGAACTGAAAAACGCGTTCTTCTTCTGCACGGGCCGGTTGGATCGGCAAAATCATCGATTTCAAGAATGATCAAAAAAGGAATTGAACACTACGCGCGCACAGATGCCGGAGCTCTTTTTACTTTCGAATGGTTTGATGAAACAGAATCAGACATTCTTGGTGGAGCGAAAATTTTCCCTTCTCCAATGCACGAAGAGCCCCTTAAGCTTCTTCCGGTAGAAGTAAGAAAACAATTCCTTGAAGAAATCAATAAAGGAAGAAAAGACGGACACAAGATCAACATCAAAGGCGAAGTGTGTCCAGCTGACCGCTACATCCTTGGCGAATACCTGAAAAAATACAACGGTGACTGGAAAAAAGTTCTCAACCACGTTCGCGTGAAGAGACTTCTTCTTTCTGAAAAAGACCGTATCGGTATTGGTACGTTCCAGCCAAAAGATGAGAAGAACCAGGATTCAACAGAATTAACTGGGGATATCAACTACAGAAAAATCGCTCAGTACGGATCGGACTCTGATCCACGTGCGTTTAACTTCGACGGGGAATTCAACATCGCTAACCGCGGGATCGTTGAGTTCATCGAGATGTTAAAACTTGACGTAGCTTTCTTATACGACCTTCTTGGGGCGTCTCAAGAGCAGTCAATTAAACCTAAAAAATTCTCTCAGACTGATATCGATGAAGTTATTCTTGGCCACACAAACGAGCCGGAATTTAGAAAACTTCAGTCTAACGAATTCATGGAAGCCCTAAGAGATAGAACGGTAAAAATCGACGTTCCATACATCACGCGCCTGGATCAGGAAGTCAAAATCTATCAAAAAGATTTCAATGCTGAAAGAATCCCTCACGTGCATATCGCTCCTCACACCATTGAGATGGCAGCGACATGGTCGATTCTAACTCGCTTAGAAGAACCGAAAAAATCTGACCTGACGAAGCTTCAAAAACTTAAACTTTATAACGGAAAAACTCTTCCGGGATACAACGAAGACAACGTTAAAGAGCTTAGAAAAGAAGCTATCCGCGAAGGTCTTGAAGGGATTTCTCCTCGTTACATCCAGGATAAACTTTCAAACTCACTGGTTAAAAACGGCCACGTAGGATGTCTAAACCCATTCATGGTTTTCAACGAACTTGAAAGCGGGCTTAAGCACCACGGTCTGATCAACTCACCTGAGCAGCTTGACCACTACAGAGAAATGCTGGCGATCGCTCGTCAGGAGTATGAAGATACAGTGAAAAATGACGTGCAGAAAGCGATCTCAGTTGATGAGTCAGCGATCCAGACACTTTGTGCAAACTATATCGACAACGTAAAAGCTTATACACAGAAAGAAAAGATTAGAAATAAATACTCTAATAAGTTAGAAGACGCTGATGAGCGATTCATGAGATCGATTGAAGAAAAAATCGATATTCCTGAGTCGAGAAAAGACGACTTCAGAAGAGAAATCATGAACTACATCGGAGCTCTGGCGATCGAAGGTAAAGTTTTTGATTACAAAATGAATGAGCGTCTGCACAGAGCGCTTGAGCTGAAGCTTTTTGAAGACCAAAAAGACTCAATCAAGCTTACAACGATCATTTCTAAAGTTGTGGATAAAGAAACACAAGAGAAGATCGATGTTGTGAAGTCTCGCCTTATTAAAAATCATGGCTACTGTGAAATCTGTGCGACAGACGCACTGAACTTCGTAGCATCGATTTTTGCTAAAGGTGACTCTGCTAAGTCATAA
- a CDS encoding SpoVR family protein, whose translation MSRTKPLDGELLRIRDEIHGYAKEFGLDFYEVRFEVCDYDTINILAAQGGFPSRYPHWRFGMDYDQLSKGYAYGLQKIYEMVINTNPCYAYLLNANHLVDQKIVMAHVYGHADFFKNNAWFANTDRNMLAVMANHGTKIRRYMERYGQNRVEEFIDRVNSIENLIDVGMLFETPESRRQSEERMKVAREEIANLSDDRSNALKSFMRSKDRKEGSAPQQVIEESADLREKKINYPRDIMHYLLENAPLEEWEADILGILRDEAYYYLPQRLTKIMNEGWASYWHSHIMTTRALKASEIIDYADHHAGVMAMSRQNINPYKIGIELYRDIEYRWNTGRFGKEYNECEDMHLKANWDKKLGLGRQKIFEVRRTHNDVSFIDEFFTPEFCERQQLFTYKFNPRTGRNEIETRDFMDIKNKLLSSLSNFGSPVIEIESGNYQNRGELLLRHVHRGVDLDFGYASDTLKNLYALWKRPVNITSRQEEQNITLSFDGKEFKQTK comes from the coding sequence ATGTCGAGAACCAAGCCACTTGATGGAGAGTTACTAAGAATCAGAGATGAGATCCATGGTTATGCCAAGGAATTCGGACTGGATTTTTATGAAGTTCGCTTTGAAGTTTGCGACTATGACACTATTAACATCCTTGCCGCTCAAGGTGGATTTCCTTCTCGTTACCCGCACTGGCGTTTCGGGATGGACTACGATCAACTTTCTAAAGGCTACGCTTACGGATTACAAAAAATTTACGAGATGGTTATTAACACCAACCCTTGTTATGCCTACCTGTTAAATGCCAATCACCTGGTCGATCAGAAAATTGTTATGGCCCACGTTTATGGGCACGCGGATTTCTTTAAAAACAATGCATGGTTTGCTAACACAGACAGGAACATGCTGGCCGTAATGGCCAACCACGGAACAAAGATCCGTCGTTATATGGAACGTTACGGGCAAAATAGAGTTGAAGAATTCATCGACCGCGTAAACTCAATTGAAAATTTAATTGATGTCGGAATGCTTTTTGAAACTCCAGAAAGCAGAAGACAAAGTGAAGAGCGCATGAAAGTGGCCCGCGAAGAGATCGCGAATCTTTCAGATGACCGCTCAAATGCGCTTAAATCATTTATGCGCTCTAAAGACAGAAAAGAAGGATCTGCTCCTCAACAAGTGATTGAGGAATCGGCCGATCTGCGCGAGAAAAAAATCAATTACCCTCGCGATATTATGCACTACCTTCTGGAAAATGCTCCGTTAGAAGAGTGGGAAGCCGATATCCTGGGGATTCTAAGAGATGAAGCTTACTACTACCTTCCTCAGCGTTTAACAAAAATTATGAATGAAGGCTGGGCAAGTTACTGGCACTCACACATCATGACAACCAGGGCGCTTAAGGCCTCTGAGATCATTGATTACGCCGATCACCATGCAGGCGTTATGGCGATGAGCAGGCAGAACATCAACCCGTATAAAATCGGAATTGAGCTTTATAGAGATATCGAATACCGTTGGAACACAGGCCGCTTCGGAAAAGAATATAACGAATGCGAAGATATGCACTTAAAAGCGAATTGGGACAAAAAATTAGGTCTTGGCCGCCAGAAAATCTTTGAGGTCAGAAGAACTCACAACGACGTAAGTTTTATCGATGAATTCTTTACTCCTGAGTTCTGTGAGCGCCAACAGCTCTTTACTTATAAATTCAATCCACGCACGGGCCGCAATGAAATTGAGACCCGCGATTTCATGGATATCAAAAATAAGCTTCTTTCATCTCTTTCAAACTTCGGTTCACCGGTGATTGAAATTGAAAGCGGAAACTACCAAAACAGGGGAGAGCTTCTGCTTCGCCACGTTCACCGTGGAGTAGACCTGGATTTTGGTTATGCTTCTGATACGCTTAAAAACCTTTATGCTCTTTGGAAGAGACCGGTGAATATCACTAGCCGTCAGGAAGAGCAGAACATCACATTGAGTTTTGACGGGAAAGAATTCAAGCAGACAAAGTAA
- a CDS encoding DUF444 family protein: MDHPIKRDHARFRKIVKGRIRDNLRKYVSKGEMPSPKGDGTFKIPMPSIDTPRFKFGDRNQGGMGQGEGQSGDPVDGQEGDQPGQGQEVGNQAGNKELEVDLSLEELASILGDELALPRIEPKGKKAMPSVTNKYTSIGMTGPNSLKHFKRTYKEAMKRQIATGTYDFNDPRVIPHKRDFRYRASDAKVEFENSAVVIYMMDVSGSMGDEQKEIVRTESFWINLWLKSQYKDIEVRYIIHDATAKEVDEETFFKTRESGGTLISSALKLCREIIEKDYDPSEWNIYPFHFSDGDNWSADDTKLCLEILDQDLLPASNVFCYGQVESRYGSGQFYKDLAGRYGEDDEKVILSKIKNKDAILDSIKDFLGKGK; this comes from the coding sequence ATGGATCATCCAATTAAAAGAGACCATGCTCGCTTTAGAAAGATTGTTAAAGGAAGAATCCGCGACAATCTAAGAAAGTATGTGTCTAAAGGTGAAATGCCAAGTCCGAAGGGCGACGGGACTTTTAAAATCCCGATGCCCTCGATCGATACACCTCGCTTTAAATTTGGCGACAGAAACCAGGGCGGAATGGGCCAGGGTGAAGGTCAATCGGGTGACCCGGTTGATGGGCAAGAAGGCGATCAACCAGGACAAGGGCAGGAAGTCGGTAACCAGGCCGGAAACAAAGAATTAGAAGTTGATCTTTCTCTAGAAGAGCTGGCTTCAATTCTTGGTGATGAGCTGGCACTTCCACGCATTGAACCCAAAGGAAAGAAGGCCATGCCTTCGGTGACCAATAAGTACACGTCTATTGGGATGACTGGTCCAAATTCATTAAAACATTTTAAACGCACTTATAAAGAAGCGATGAAGCGCCAGATTGCGACGGGGACTTACGATTTTAATGACCCGCGAGTTATCCCGCATAAGCGCGACTTCCGTTACCGCGCCAGTGATGCAAAAGTTGAGTTTGAAAACTCAGCTGTTGTTATCTATATGATGGACGTTTCTGGATCAATGGGTGATGAGCAAAAAGAAATTGTCCGCACGGAGTCTTTCTGGATCAACCTATGGCTTAAGTCTCAGTATAAAGATATTGAAGTCAGATACATCATCCACGATGCCACAGCAAAAGAAGTGGATGAAGAAACATTTTTCAAGACCCGCGAATCGGGAGGAACACTGATTTCCAGTGCGCTTAAACTGTGCCGTGAGATCATTGAAAAAGACTACGACCCATCTGAGTGGAACATTTACCCGTTCCATTTTTCTGATGGTGATAACTGGTCAGCAGACGACACTAAGCTGTGTTTAGAAATCCTGGATCAGGATCTTCTGCCAGCTTCAAACGTTTTTTGCTACGGACAAGTTGAAAGCCGTTACGGTTCCGGGCAATTCTACAAAGACCTTGCCGGCCGCTACGGTGAAGACGATGAGAAAGTGATCCTTTCAAAAATTAAAAATAAGGACGCTATTCTTGATTCAATCAAAGATTTCCTAGGAAAGGGAAAATAA
- a CDS encoding FecR family protein, which yields MRTIQSTGLLVTLLLSSPLFAAKTPIASVAKIRGNVTKLLPGALEATVLEAGDQLPEDTSIVTGPKSFVKIVFIDKSELNMGPESKIVISEMNPNEQVGIISLLKGRIRTEVEKSQKPNSQNQNKFYIRTRTAALGVRGTDFQTIYNPENRMTSLLTYKGAVAMAKVDESTHQRFEVGETKVVRDDVTKAPELQKIPGKIVDEKMELKKVLASSDVVIVPPGQSSFSSQALKKSSLPVKISPVQLNALFKNTEFNEKNLVNLKSAQLDKAVEPVIAVAPQSAPADGLYNAKNGDFAPRAGGFIDEVTGLYVAPEAGSTFDSKNGVYVSDKSGEIDADTGQYVAPKGLVLDAQKGFVVEKNAEVKPELLALREDLNKSIARDVVVGDLDGEVVIAAKTLREKFIRDHVSLMLGMGGEKIKVNDRMDMDADKPYNFNVEWQIASTNRFAPLLGLSYGSTEFDDLSNRGFSQDSKAQFDMTVGLKYALTNRVDLVSKLVLDQSLYAVQTSMTPDVFKLNRIVITKINLGATAELMRSNHFSLNAEFFANMGFRKRFNDAVVSKISGFSFKLMPQYALDEKRSLAFGFVMENESAKVGTGLITNDIKREKRALELKYTMNL from the coding sequence ATGCGCACAATCCAATCGACAGGTTTATTGGTTACTCTTTTATTGTCTTCACCACTTTTTGCAGCAAAAACTCCGATTGCTTCTGTTGCAAAGATCCGCGGGAATGTAACGAAGCTTCTTCCTGGCGCTCTTGAGGCCACTGTTCTGGAAGCAGGTGATCAGCTTCCGGAAGATACATCGATTGTTACAGGCCCAAAAAGTTTCGTTAAAATCGTTTTCATTGATAAGTCAGAACTTAATATGGGGCCGGAAAGTAAAATTGTTATTTCCGAAATGAATCCTAATGAACAAGTGGGGATCATCTCCCTTTTAAAAGGAAGAATCAGGACGGAAGTTGAGAAGTCACAAAAACCTAATTCGCAAAACCAGAATAAATTTTATATCAGAACCCGCACCGCTGCTTTAGGTGTGCGCGGGACGGATTTCCAGACGATTTATAATCCTGAAAACCGCATGACTTCGCTTCTAACTTATAAAGGTGCCGTCGCCATGGCCAAGGTTGATGAGAGCACTCACCAGCGTTTTGAAGTTGGTGAAACCAAAGTGGTAAGAGATGATGTAACCAAGGCCCCTGAGCTTCAAAAAATCCCTGGAAAAATCGTCGACGAAAAAATGGAACTTAAAAAAGTTCTCGCTTCAAGTGATGTGGTCATCGTTCCTCCAGGGCAAAGTTCATTTTCTTCGCAGGCCCTGAAGAAATCGTCTCTGCCAGTTAAGATTTCACCAGTGCAATTAAATGCCTTATTTAAAAACACTGAGTTCAATGAAAAGAACCTGGTGAATTTAAAATCAGCACAATTGGATAAGGCGGTGGAGCCGGTGATTGCCGTTGCCCCACAAAGTGCACCGGCCGATGGTCTTTACAATGCTAAAAACGGTGATTTCGCTCCAAGGGCCGGAGGTTTTATTGATGAGGTCACGGGTCTTTACGTTGCTCCGGAAGCAGGTTCAACATTCGATTCAAAAAATGGCGTTTACGTTTCGGATAAGAGCGGTGAGATTGATGCCGATACAGGACAGTATGTGGCACCAAAAGGGCTTGTCCTCGACGCTCAAAAAGGATTTGTGGTTGAAAAAAATGCAGAGGTTAAGCCCGAGCTTCTTGCTTTAAGAGAAGACTTAAACAAGTCTATTGCCCGCGATGTTGTCGTGGGAGATTTAGATGGGGAAGTGGTCATTGCGGCTAAAACCCTGCGAGAGAAATTTATCCGCGACCATGTGAGTTTGATGCTGGGGATGGGCGGAGAAAAAATAAAAGTTAACGATCGTATGGATATGGATGCCGACAAACCTTACAATTTTAATGTTGAATGGCAGATTGCTTCGACAAACCGTTTTGCTCCTCTCTTAGGTTTGTCCTATGGATCAACAGAGTTTGACGATCTTTCTAATCGCGGCTTCTCTCAGGATTCAAAAGCACAGTTTGATATGACTGTGGGGTTAAAATACGCTCTAACTAACAGAGTGGACCTGGTGAGTAAACTTGTTTTAGACCAGTCACTTTATGCTGTTCAGACATCAATGACCCCTGATGTATTCAAACTTAACCGTATCGTCATCACAAAAATTAACCTGGGTGCAACGGCCGAGTTGATGCGTTCAAACCATTTTTCTCTCAATGCTGAATTTTTTGCGAACATGGGATTTAGAAAACGATTTAATGATGCCGTTGTTTCAAAGATCAGCGGTTTTTCATTTAAGTTAATGCCACAATACGCTTTGGATGAGAAGCGATCACTGGCCTTTGGTTTTGTGATGGAAAACGAGTCTGCAAAAGTGGGGACAGGGCTCATTACCAATGATATCAAACGCGAAAAACGCGCACTGGAATTAAAATACACAATGAATCTTTAA